The following proteins are co-located in the Coleofasciculus chthonoplastes PCC 7420 genome:
- the rplC gene encoding 50S ribosomal protein L3 encodes MSVGILGTKLGMTQVFDEEGRALPVTVVQAGPCRVTQIKTKQTDGYSAVQLGYHEVKEKAVNKPEKGHLAKSEAPPLRHLREYRLDNTDEFQLGQVINAEIFSAGQLVDVSGNTIGRGFAGYQKRHNFKRGPMAHGSKNHRLPGSTGAGTTPGRTFPGKKMAGRYGGKRQTIRKLQVVRVDTERNLLIIKGAVPGKPGALLNIAPTNKVGR; translated from the coding sequence GTGTCTGTCGGTATCCTCGGCACGAAACTCGGCATGACCCAAGTCTTTGACGAGGAAGGACGCGCCCTTCCTGTCACAGTCGTTCAAGCGGGTCCTTGTCGGGTGACTCAAATCAAAACCAAGCAAACGGATGGCTACAGTGCTGTGCAACTGGGCTATCACGAAGTTAAGGAAAAGGCAGTCAATAAGCCAGAAAAGGGGCATTTAGCCAAATCTGAGGCTCCCCCTTTACGTCACCTGCGCGAATATCGCCTAGATAACACTGACGAATTCCAACTCGGTCAAGTTATTAATGCGGAGATATTTAGTGCGGGTCAACTGGTTGATGTCTCTGGAAATACCATCGGTCGCGGCTTTGCTGGCTATCAAAAACGCCATAACTTTAAGCGCGGACCTATGGCGCATGGTTCAAAAAACCACCGCTTACCCGGTTCCACTGGTGCTGGAACAACGCCCGGTCGTACCTTCCCAGGGAAGAAAATGGCGGGTCGTTATGGTGGTAAACGTCAGACCATTCGCAAACTACAGGTGGTGCGCGTAGACACAGAGCGAAACCTACTGATTATTAAAGGGGCAGTTCCCGGTAAGCCAGGAGCGCTTTTAAATATTGCACCCACGAATAAAGTCGGGCGATAG
- a CDS encoding helix-turn-helix domain-containing protein yields MIKDEKEYTVTQGLIGEFEKSIAATERDEARKTNDPDGWELMRSSLQSHLDKLKAEIAEYERLTSHDRHSPIVLKLDDLDYFPQVLIKARMAAKLSHQELANLAGLTEEQIKRYEGNDYEDASFLDVRFVIDALDIKIQNGEFLIPLDTLRRTPITKEELLKSQATNREQSSTN; encoded by the coding sequence ATGATTAAAGATGAAAAAGAGTATACAGTTACTCAGGGGCTTATCGGAGAATTTGAAAAATCTATAGCCGCAACAGAGAGGGATGAAGCCAGGAAAACAAATGATCCTGACGGCTGGGAGCTGATGAGAAGTTCATTACAATCTCATCTCGATAAATTAAAAGCAGAAATCGCTGAATATGAAAGGCTTACATCCCACGATCGCCACAGCCCTATCGTACTGAAGCTCGACGATCTTGACTATTTCCCGCAAGTTTTAATTAAAGCGCGTATGGCGGCTAAACTCAGCCATCAAGAACTAGCGAACTTAGCTGGACTTACGGAAGAGCAAATCAAACGCTATGAAGGTAATGATTACGAAGATGCCAGTTTCCTGGATGTCAGATTTGTGATTGATGCCCTAGATATTAAAATTCAAAACGGGGAGTTTTTAATTCCTTTAGATACGCTGAGAAGAACTCCGATTACTAAAGAAGAATTGCTAAAGTCTCAGGCAACAAATCGGGAGCAAAGCAGTACGAATTGA
- the rplP gene encoding 50S ribosomal protein L16: MLSPKRTKFRKQHRGRMRGQATRGNSLNFGDFGLQAIEPSWITARQIEAGRRAMTRYIRRGGKIWIRVFPDKPVTMRPAETRMGSGKGSPEYWVAVVKPGRILYEIAGVPEPLAREAMRLAANKFPIKTKFVTREGE, translated from the coding sequence ATGTTAAGTCCTAAACGTACAAAATTCCGTAAACAGCATCGCGGGCGGATGAGAGGTCAAGCGACGCGCGGCAACTCCCTCAATTTTGGGGACTTTGGCTTGCAAGCGATTGAACCGTCTTGGATTACGGCGCGTCAAATTGAAGCGGGTCGTCGAGCCATGACTCGCTATATTCGCCGGGGCGGAAAAATCTGGATTCGCGTGTTTCCAGATAAACCTGTGACCATGCGTCCGGCGGAAACTCGTATGGGTTCCGGGAAAGGGTCACCTGAATATTGGGTAGCTGTGGTTAAACCCGGTCGAATTCTCTATGAAATCGCTGGTGTTCCCGAACCCCTTGCCCGCGAAGCCATGCGTCTAGCGGCTAACAAATTTCCCATTAAAACAAAGTTCGTTACTCGTGAAGGGGAATAA
- the rpsS gene encoding 30S ribosomal protein S19, producing MGRSLKKGPFIADSLLSKIEALNTKGEKQVIKTWSRASTILPQMVGHTIAVHNGRTHVPIFINEQMVGHKLGEFAPTRTFRGHSKSDRRAR from the coding sequence ATGGGTCGTTCGTTAAAAAAAGGTCCATTTATTGCCGACAGTCTTCTGAGTAAGATTGAAGCCTTAAATACTAAAGGCGAAAAGCAGGTGATTAAAACCTGGTCACGCGCCTCAACCATTCTGCCGCAAATGGTGGGTCATACCATCGCCGTTCATAATGGCAGAACCCATGTGCCGATTTTTATCAATGAGCAGATGGTGGGGCATAAACTGGGCGAATTTGCCCCAACTCGTACCTTTCGCGGTCATTCTAAAAGCGATCGCCGGGCGCGTTAA
- the rplB gene encoding 50S ribosomal protein L2, with protein sequence MGTRSYRPYTPSTRQVTLSDFAEITRDEPEKSLTKSNHRPKGRNNRGVITSRRRGGGHKRLYRIIDFHRNKHNIPAKVASIEYDPNRNARIALLYYQDGEKRYILHPAGLEVGASVISGPDAPIEVGNALPLSNIPLGTSVHNVELIPGKGGQIVRAAGVSAQVVAKEGKYVTLKLPSTEVRMVQRNCYATIGQVGNSDARNLSLGKAGRSRRLGRRPKVRGSVMNPVDHPHGGGEGRAPIGRSGPVTPWGKPTLGAKTRKPKKQSTALVVRRRRKSSKRGRGGRQA encoded by the coding sequence ATGGGAACTCGTAGTTATAGACCCTATACCCCTAGTACCCGTCAGGTTACGCTCTCAGACTTTGCGGAGATTACCCGCGATGAACCAGAAAAATCGCTAACGAAATCTAATCACCGTCCCAAGGGTCGCAATAATCGGGGGGTGATTACCAGTCGGCGTCGAGGAGGTGGACACAAGCGCCTCTACCGGATCATCGACTTTCACCGGAACAAGCACAATATTCCGGCTAAAGTAGCATCCATTGAATATGACCCTAACCGGAACGCCCGGATTGCCCTGCTTTACTATCAGGATGGCGAAAAACGCTATATCTTACATCCGGCTGGTTTAGAAGTAGGCGCATCTGTGATTTCTGGACCCGATGCTCCGATTGAGGTGGGTAATGCTTTACCTCTGAGCAATATCCCTCTAGGAACCAGTGTGCATAACGTAGAACTGATACCCGGAAAAGGCGGTCAAATCGTCCGTGCGGCTGGAGTAAGTGCCCAAGTCGTTGCCAAAGAAGGAAAGTATGTCACGCTGAAGCTACCCTCGACGGAAGTTCGCATGGTGCAGCGAAATTGCTATGCCACGATTGGACAGGTGGGGAATAGTGATGCTCGTAACCTCAGTTTAGGGAAAGCCGGTCGTAGCCGTCGCTTAGGACGCCGTCCTAAAGTCAGAGGAAGCGTCATGAACCCGGTTGATCACCCGCATGGTGGTGGTGAAGGCAGAGCGCCTATTGGTCGCTCAGGTCCAGTCACACCATGGGGTAAACCTACTTTGGGTGCTAAAACTCGGAAGCCGAAAAAACAAAGCACGGCTTTAGTTGTCCGCCGTCGGCGCAAATCCTCGAAGCGAGGACGGGGTGGGCGTCAAGCTTAA
- the rplV gene encoding 50S ribosomal protein L22 — translation MATIDTTVETKAIARYIRMSPFKVRRVLDQIRGRSYREALIILEFMPYRACEPVLKVLRSAVANAEHNAGLDPTNLVISHASADMGPSFRRYRPRAQGRAYQIRKPTCHITVAVSPQVED, via the coding sequence ATGGCGACGATAGATACGACAGTAGAAACCAAAGCGATCGCACGTTACATTCGCATGTCCCCCTTTAAAGTCAGGCGGGTTCTTGATCAGATTCGCGGACGTTCCTACCGCGAAGCCCTGATTATTCTGGAATTTATGCCGTACCGGGCGTGCGAACCCGTGCTGAAAGTCCTACGATCCGCCGTGGCGAATGCCGAACATAATGCGGGTTTAGATCCAACAAACTTGGTGATTAGCCATGCTTCTGCTGATATGGGACCCAGCTTTAGGCGCTATCGCCCCAGAGCCCAAGGTCGAGCTTATCAGATTCGCAAGCCAACTTGTCATATAACGGTGGCGGTTTCACCCCAAGTTGAGGACTAG
- the rpmC gene encoding 50S ribosomal protein L29, which produces MPLPKIDDARTLSDQELADEILAAKRELFELRLQQATRRLEKPHQFKHLKHRISQMMTVARERQLAAVSEETTPQTVSDSADAATTATATTQPPPAEVEESVQADEQESVSEPDATEVTPESSPSEAKEEE; this is translated from the coding sequence ATGCCTTTGCCCAAAATAGACGACGCCAGAACCTTAAGCGATCAAGAGTTAGCGGATGAAATTTTAGCTGCCAAGCGTGAGTTATTTGAACTGCGGTTGCAACAAGCCACCCGCCGTTTGGAAAAACCCCATCAGTTTAAGCATCTCAAACATCGCATTTCTCAGATGATGACTGTCGCGCGAGAGCGGCAATTGGCAGCAGTGTCTGAAGAGACAACCCCACAAACGGTGAGTGATTCAGCCGATGCCGCGACAACGGCTACAGCCACGACTCAACCCCCTCCAGCCGAGGTAGAAGAGTCGGTTCAAGCCGATGAGCAAGAGTCAGTGAGTGAACCCGATGCGACTGAAGTCACCCCTGAATCCTCACCATCTGAGGCAAAAGAAGAGGAGTAA
- a CDS encoding DUF6932 family protein, with translation MIPDFDENGNLPPGVHFCEWEEFVERFGTNALRLRLIRGLQMAMDQLKAAGCRTIYINGSFVTIKADPRDFDACWDREEVDIDYLRIHAPRLLNHYDRAGQKAKYGGEIFPSDQPIGNYGMDSFELFQQDRKYNKKGIIAIDLVRWKL, from the coding sequence GTGATTCCAGACTTCGACGAAAACGGCAATCTACCACCAGGAGTGCATTTTTGCGAATGGGAGGAATTTGTAGAACGATTTGGAACCAATGCGCTTAGGTTGCGTTTAATACGGGGACTGCAAATGGCAATGGATCAGCTAAAAGCAGCAGGTTGCCGGACAATATATATCAATGGCAGCTTTGTTACCATCAAAGCAGACCCAAGGGATTTCGATGCCTGTTGGGATAGAGAAGAGGTAGATATAGACTATCTCAGAATTCATGCTCCTCGATTACTGAATCATTATGACCGTGCTGGACAGAAAGCTAAATATGGAGGTGAAATCTTTCCATCCGACCAACCCATCGGCAATTACGGAATGGATTCTTTTGAATTATTTCAGCAAGATAGAAAGTACAATAAAAAAGGGATTATTGCCATAGATTTAGTGAGGTGGAAATTATGA
- a CDS encoding 50S ribosomal protein L23: protein MTKSTNPRDLADMVLRPIVTEKATLLLEDNKYVFDVVPKATKPEIKAAIESLFDVKVTGVNTLMPPRRKRRVGRFIGYKPQYKRAIVTLAPEDSITLFPDV from the coding sequence GTGACTAAATCAACTAACCCCCGCGACCTGGCAGATATGGTGCTGCGCCCAATTGTGACTGAAAAAGCCACGTTGCTTTTAGAAGATAATAAATATGTCTTTGATGTGGTTCCCAAAGCCACTAAACCTGAAATCAAAGCGGCAATAGAAAGCCTTTTTGATGTCAAAGTTACGGGTGTAAATACCTTAATGCCACCTCGCAGAAAGCGTCGCGTCGGCAGATTTATCGGGTACAAGCCCCAGTATAAACGGGCAATTGTCACCTTAGCGCCTGAAGACTCAATTACGCTGTTCCCAGACGTATAA
- the rplD gene encoding 50S ribosomal protein L4 — MVDCIVRNWQGEEVGQATLELKVAKEDSASHIVHRALVRQMTNARQGTASTKTRAEVRGGGRKPWRQKGTGRARAGSNRSPLWRGGGIIFGPKPRDYNLKMNRKERRLALRTALQGRAEDMIVVEEFADQLPRPKTKDLMDAIARWGIDPKQKVLLILPQPAQQVYLSARNVPSIKLIYADSLNVYDVLNADKIVTTNTALAKIQEVYSD; from the coding sequence ATGGTCGATTGTATAGTGCGAAACTGGCAAGGGGAAGAAGTGGGACAGGCAACCCTAGAGCTGAAAGTCGCCAAAGAAGATAGTGCGTCTCACATTGTTCATCGAGCATTAGTTAGACAAATGACCAATGCTCGTCAAGGAACCGCATCCACAAAAACCCGCGCCGAAGTTAGAGGCGGCGGACGGAAACCGTGGCGGCAAAAAGGAACGGGTCGCGCTCGGGCTGGCTCAAACCGCTCACCCTTGTGGCGAGGTGGGGGCATTATCTTTGGTCCCAAGCCCAGAGACTATAACCTGAAGATGAACCGCAAAGAGCGGCGCTTGGCATTGCGAACAGCATTGCAGGGTCGAGCTGAGGATATGATTGTCGTCGAAGAGTTTGCCGATCAACTGCCCCGTCCTAAAACCAAAGACTTGATGGACGCGATCGCGCGTTGGGGAATTGATCCCAAGCAAAAAGTCCTGTTGATTTTACCGCAACCCGCACAGCAGGTTTATTTGTCAGCGCGTAATGTGCCAAGCATCAAGCTAATCTATGCGGATAGCTTAAATGTCTACGATGTATTGAACGCTGACAAAATTGTCACCACCAATACAGCCCTTGCCAAAATTCAGGAGGTTTACAGTGACTAA
- the rpsQ gene encoding 30S ribosomal protein S17 produces MAVKERVGLVVSNKMDKTVVVAVENRSPHPKYGKIVVNTKRYKAHDEENRCQEGDRVRIQETRPLSRTKRWQVTDILNSASI; encoded by the coding sequence ATGGCAGTAAAAGAACGAGTTGGTTTGGTTGTGAGCAACAAAATGGATAAAACTGTAGTTGTTGCTGTCGAAAACCGATCGCCCCACCCGAAGTACGGCAAAATTGTTGTCAATACCAAGCGATACAAGGCACACGATGAAGAAAATCGCTGCCAAGAAGGCGATCGCGTCCGCATTCAAGAAACCCGACCTCTCAGTCGCACGAAACGCTGGCAGGTTACGGATATTCTCAATAGTGCCTCAATTTAA
- the gyrA gene encoding DNA gyrase subunit A — MSTSQERIVPTNLRSEMSRSYLEYAMSVIVGRALPDARDGLKPVHRRILYAMHELGLTPDRPFRKCARVVGEVLGKYHPHGDTAVYDALVRMAQDFSMRSPLINGHGNFGSVDNDPPAAMRYTECRLQSLATDSLLRDIESETVDFLDNFDGSQQEPIVLPARVPQILLNGSSGIAVGMATNIPPHNLGELVDGLVALIHNPEITEKELMQYIPAPDFPTGGQILGRSGIKDAYTTGRGSITMRGVAQVETIEHRGRPDKEAIIVTELPYQTNKAALIEKIAEMVNDKRIEGISDIRDESDRRGMRVVIELKRDAYPRVVLNNLYKQTPLQSNFGANMLALVGNEPQLLTIKQFLEVFLEFRIETITRRTQYELRKAEERDHLLQGLLIALDNLDAVIAVIRAANDTATAKSQLIEQFGLSEPQADAILQMQLRRLTALEAQKIQAEHEELQVRIADLQDILANRSRILEIIETEALQIKTTHDTPRRTAIQEVEGELDDIDLIANEKAVILVTEQGYIKRMPIHSFAAQARATRGKAAARMKEDDGVEHFLTCCDHDSLLFFSDRGVVYSLRAYQIPAASRTARGVPIVQMLPIPHDEKITSVVPVSEFTDDVYLVMLTRKGYIKKTALDAFSNIRANGLIAISLGEGDQLRWVRLCRAEDSIIIGSSQGMAIHFKADHDQLRPLGRATRGVKAMKLRSKDELISMDILPAQVVERLIATANSEEVETEDDTSDEVNGEEVHETAGQGPWVLVVTTGGLGKRVPVSQFRLQNRAGMGLVTIKFRHKKDKLAALRVVNEGDELMMVTMRGIIIRQALDAISPQSRMATGIRVQRLDEEDAIAAVALVPLSGSEEEAEALDEAL; from the coding sequence ATGAGTACCTCCCAAGAGCGGATTGTCCCGACAAATCTTCGCAGCGAAATGTCTAGGTCATACCTAGAATATGCCATGAGCGTCATCGTGGGTCGGGCGCTACCCGATGCGAGGGATGGACTCAAGCCTGTACATCGGCGGATTCTCTATGCGATGCATGAACTGGGACTCACGCCCGATCGCCCGTTCCGTAAATGCGCCCGTGTTGTGGGTGAAGTCTTGGGTAAATATCATCCCCACGGCGATACAGCGGTGTACGATGCCTTAGTTCGCATGGCACAAGATTTCTCCATGCGATCGCCCCTAATTAACGGACATGGTAACTTTGGGTCGGTGGATAATGACCCACCTGCGGCAATGCGTTACACAGAATGCCGCTTGCAATCCTTAGCCACAGACTCCCTACTCCGGGACATTGAGTCAGAAACGGTCGATTTCCTGGATAACTTCGATGGATCACAACAAGAACCCATCGTTCTCCCCGCCCGGGTTCCCCAGATACTCCTGAATGGATCATCGGGTATTGCCGTTGGTATGGCAACCAATATCCCGCCCCATAATTTGGGGGAATTGGTAGATGGCTTAGTCGCCCTAATCCATAACCCAGAAATCACCGAAAAAGAATTGATGCAGTATATTCCCGCCCCTGACTTTCCCACTGGCGGTCAAATCCTGGGCAGATCCGGCATCAAAGACGCCTACACTACCGGACGCGGTTCCATCACCATGCGGGGTGTAGCGCAAGTTGAAACCATTGAACACCGGGGACGCCCCGATAAAGAAGCGATTATTGTCACCGAATTGCCCTACCAAACCAATAAGGCGGCACTGATTGAAAAAATTGCCGAAATGGTGAATGATAAGCGCATTGAAGGCATTTCCGATATTCGCGACGAAAGCGATCGCCGGGGAATGCGGGTGGTGATTGAACTGAAGCGGGATGCCTATCCCCGTGTAGTTCTCAATAATCTTTATAAGCAAACCCCCCTGCAAAGCAATTTTGGTGCCAATATGTTGGCATTAGTCGGGAATGAACCGCAACTGTTGACAATCAAGCAGTTCCTCGAAGTCTTCCTGGAGTTCCGCATTGAAACAATTACCCGGCGCACCCAATACGAACTCCGCAAAGCGGAGGAACGGGATCATCTATTGCAAGGGTTACTCATTGCCCTGGATAACCTAGATGCGGTAATTGCCGTCATTCGCGCTGCTAATGATACCGCCACCGCCAAGAGTCAATTAATCGAGCAATTCGGACTGTCTGAACCCCAAGCTGATGCCATTTTGCAAATGCAACTGCGACGCTTAACGGCATTAGAAGCCCAGAAAATTCAAGCGGAACACGAAGAGTTACAAGTTCGCATTGCCGATCTGCAAGACATTCTGGCAAATCGATCGCGGATTCTGGAAATTATCGAAACCGAAGCGCTGCAGATTAAAACCACCCACGATACACCCCGTCGCACTGCAATTCAAGAGGTGGAAGGGGAACTGGATGATATTGACTTAATCGCCAATGAAAAAGCGGTGATTTTAGTCACTGAACAAGGGTATATCAAACGGATGCCGATTCACTCCTTTGCTGCCCAAGCCCGGGCAACACGGGGCAAAGCCGCCGCCCGGATGAAGGAAGATGACGGGGTTGAGCATTTCCTCACCTGCTGTGATCATGACAGCCTCCTATTTTTTAGCGATCGCGGTGTGGTTTATTCCCTACGCGCCTACCAAATCCCCGCCGCATCTCGCACCGCCAGAGGGGTTCCCATCGTGCAGATGCTTCCGATTCCCCACGATGAAAAAATTACCTCGGTTGTACCTGTTTCTGAGTTCACCGATGATGTTTATTTGGTGATGTTAACTCGTAAAGGGTATATCAAAAAAACGGCGTTGGATGCCTTTAGTAATATCCGGGCAAATGGTTTAATTGCCATTTCTTTGGGTGAAGGCGATCAACTGCGCTGGGTGCGTCTATGCCGAGCCGAAGATAGTATTATCATTGGTTCGAGTCAGGGCATGGCAATTCATTTTAAAGCCGATCACGATCAACTGCGTCCCCTAGGTCGGGCGACACGAGGGGTGAAGGCGATGAAACTGCGCTCTAAGGATGAGTTGATCAGTATGGATATTCTCCCGGCTCAAGTTGTCGAGAGGCTGATTGCTACAGCTAACAGTGAAGAGGTGGAAACAGAAGACGATACCAGCGATGAAGTGAATGGGGAAGAAGTTCACGAAACCGCCGGTCAAGGACCTTGGGTTTTGGTGGTTACCACAGGCGGTTTAGGTAAGCGAGTACCAGTGTCTCAATTCCGGCTGCAAAATCGGGCAGGAATGGGATTAGTGACAATTAAGTTCCGCCATAAGAAAGATAAACTCGCTGCATTGCGGGTGGTGAATGAAGGGGATGAGTTGATGATGGTGACAATGCGAGGGATTATTATTCGCCAAGCCTTGGATGCCATTTCCCCCCAATCCCGAATGGCGACAGGGATACGAGTACAGCGCTTAGATGAAGAGGATGCGATCGCAGCGGTGGCGTTAGTTCCTTTATCGGGTTCTGAGGAAGAAGCTGAAGCATTGGATGAAGCGTTGTAA
- the rpsC gene encoding 30S ribosomal protein S3 yields the protein MGQKIHPIGFRLGITQEHRSCWFADTKRYPEVLQEDYIIRQYVEKNLSNAGISMIRIERKADQIDLEVHTARPGVVVGRGGSGIESLRTGLQDLLGSNRQIRINVIEVARVDADAELIAEYIAQQLERRVSFRRVVRQAIQRAQRADVQGIKVQVSGRLNGAEIARTEWTREGRVPLHTLRADIDYSYRTASTTYGILGVKVWIFKGEIIPSTEDVAPPPTAQPRRRQQRRRQQFEDRSNE from the coding sequence GTGGGACAAAAAATTCATCCAATTGGTTTTCGCTTAGGTATCACTCAAGAGCATCGCTCCTGTTGGTTTGCTGATACCAAGCGTTACCCAGAAGTCCTGCAAGAGGACTACATCATCCGACAATATGTCGAAAAAAACCTGAGTAACGCCGGAATTTCGATGATCCGGATCGAACGCAAAGCCGATCAAATTGATTTAGAAGTTCATACAGCCCGACCCGGTGTCGTGGTTGGTCGGGGCGGTAGTGGCATTGAATCCTTGCGTACAGGTCTACAAGACCTTTTGGGGAGCAATCGTCAAATTCGCATCAATGTCATTGAAGTCGCTCGGGTGGATGCCGATGCGGAGCTAATTGCGGAGTATATTGCCCAACAGCTCGAACGCCGGGTGTCCTTCCGTCGAGTTGTTCGTCAAGCGATTCAACGGGCGCAGCGGGCAGATGTCCAAGGCATCAAAGTGCAAGTGAGTGGTCGCCTGAATGGGGCGGAAATTGCGCGAACGGAGTGGACTCGTGAAGGTCGAGTTCCCCTGCATACCCTGCGGGCGGATATTGATTATTCCTACCGTACCGCTAGCACTACCTATGGGATTCTCGGCGTGAAAGTTTGGATCTTCAAAGGCGAAATTATTCCGTCTACCGAAGATGTCGCCCCGCCACCCACCGCTCAACCCCGTCGTCGTCAACAACGGCGTCGCCAGCAATTTGAAGATCGTTCCAATGAATAG
- the rplN gene encoding 50S ribosomal protein L14 — protein sequence MIQQQTYLNVADNSGARKVMCIRVVGSGNRRYGSVGDVIIAVVKDAIPNMAIKKSDVVRAVIVRTRKGLRRESGMSIRFDDNAAVIINPEGNPRGTRVFGPVARELRERNYTKIVSLAPEVL from the coding sequence ATGATTCAACAACAAACCTATTTAAATGTGGCTGACAATAGCGGTGCGCGTAAAGTAATGTGCATTCGCGTCGTCGGTTCCGGAAATCGACGTTACGGTAGTGTGGGTGACGTGATTATTGCTGTGGTTAAGGATGCGATTCCTAACATGGCAATTAAAAAGTCCGATGTGGTTCGGGCTGTTATTGTCCGCACTCGTAAAGGATTGCGCCGGGAAAGCGGCATGAGTATTCGTTTTGACGATAATGCGGCTGTGATTATTAACCCGGAAGGTAATCCCAGAGGAACTCGTGTATTTGGTCCAGTAGCGCGAGAACTACGGGAAAGAAATTACACGAAAATTGTGTCCTTAGCGCCGGAGGTACTCTGA